The bacterium genome contains a region encoding:
- a CDS encoding sulfatase-like hydrolase/transferase — protein sequence MGKTADHLCHIHILIIFLLCLSMGAGCRRAQRQQAPQDGGIHPPRNVLLITIDTLRADHLSCYGYTGIDTPAIDSLAKEGIRFEWAFTPVPITLPSHATIMTGLYPAVHGVVNNGEYRLDASARTLAQILQQQGLTTAAFVGAFVLSRQFGLDQGFEWFDDSLSPDRETGSSEHEAFWLYNERRGEIVTEESIKWLKNKNPDRFFLWVHYFDPHTKYDPPQPFRSRYPDRPYDGEIAYTDHCVGLLLRELAAINRLNDTLIVLVADHGESLGEHRENTHGIFLYDATVRVPLILRYPGLPEGLVYSRPVKTLDILPTVLDLLKIPQPAGLQGLSLLTQMNRSGADPLSDDRIFLETRFPEANFGWSRLEGVRTRKWKYIRAPRLELYDLSADPHELQNVLEQYPEQAQNLGKILHAFLAAAPPEHHASKPVEIDAATRTRLEGLGYIQTVRIIADRPDSPPDPKDMIDTLTLFDQGSEQFSAGQYQAAITSFRHLLRKDSKNILARFLLASALEKTGLLEEALKEFQQVADQDPRFINIHNNLGIIYEKLGKFDQALAEYRMDIKLHPASTLSYNNLGGIYLKNNRYQEAREQFEKLLQLKPDPATQVVAHTNLAIACEMLGQYSLAQQEYQRSLTLDPGYLAAHMGLGNIYLKTNQPEQAIREWQKALEINPQNAEAHFNLGCTFLKLNRLDKAIEHLQEAIQLEPNFWQARMLLDQCRQKSSGTGDPSS from the coding sequence ATGGGAAAAACAGCGGATCATTTGTGCCATATTCATATCCTTATCATCTTCCTGCTCTGCCTGTCCATGGGAGCGGGATGCAGACGCGCTCAGAGGCAGCAGGCCCCTCAAGACGGCGGGATACACCCGCCCAGGAATGTGCTGCTGATTACTATCGACACCCTGCGGGCCGATCATCTCAGTTGCTATGGATACACCGGGATAGACACTCCGGCCATCGATTCCCTTGCCAAAGAGGGCATTCGGTTCGAATGGGCCTTCACCCCGGTGCCGATCACGCTCCCCTCTCATGCCACTATCATGACCGGCCTGTACCCTGCCGTGCATGGAGTGGTAAACAACGGGGAGTACCGGCTGGATGCATCCGCCAGGACTCTGGCGCAGATTTTACAGCAGCAGGGATTGACTACGGCAGCCTTTGTCGGAGCCTTTGTCCTGAGCAGGCAATTTGGCCTTGACCAGGGTTTTGAATGGTTCGATGATTCCCTTTCGCCGGATAGGGAGACCGGATCCTCCGAGCATGAAGCCTTCTGGCTGTATAATGAGCGGCGGGGCGAAATAGTAACTGAAGAAAGTATCAAGTGGCTGAAAAATAAAAACCCTGACCGCTTCTTCCTCTGGGTGCATTACTTTGATCCCCATACCAAGTACGACCCTCCCCAGCCGTTCCGGAGCAGGTACCCTGACCGGCCTTACGATGGAGAAATCGCGTACACGGACCATTGTGTCGGGCTCCTGCTCAGGGAACTGGCAGCGATTAACAGATTGAATGACACCCTGATCGTGCTGGTGGCCGATCATGGGGAGAGCCTCGGCGAGCACCGGGAAAACACTCACGGCATCTTTCTCTACGATGCCACGGTGAGGGTCCCTCTGATTCTGCGCTATCCGGGGCTGCCTGAAGGGCTGGTCTATTCTCGGCCAGTCAAGACGCTGGATATCCTGCCAACGGTCCTGGACCTCCTCAAAATTCCCCAGCCTGCGGGATTGCAGGGATTAAGCCTGCTCACGCAGATGAACCGAAGCGGGGCGGATCCTCTGAGTGATGACAGGATTTTTCTGGAAACCCGGTTTCCGGAAGCCAATTTTGGCTGGAGCAGGCTGGAAGGGGTGCGAACCCGGAAATGGAAATATATCCGGGCACCCCGCCTGGAATTATACGATTTATCGGCTGATCCGCATGAACTGCAGAATGTGCTGGAGCAATATCCGGAACAGGCTCAAAATCTGGGGAAAATACTTCACGCTTTTCTGGCTGCCGCCCCTCCTGAGCATCATGCCAGTAAGCCCGTGGAGATAGATGCAGCAACCCGGACACGGCTCGAAGGGCTGGGATATATCCAGACAGTCCGCATTATTGCCGACCGTCCCGATTCCCCCCCTGATCCCAAGGATATGATCGATACCCTGACCCTCTTCGATCAGGGAAGCGAACAATTCTCCGCTGGACAATACCAGGCGGCAATCACCTCCTTTCGCCATCTGCTCCGGAAAGACTCCAAAAATATCCTGGCCCGCTTCCTGTTGGCTTCCGCCCTCGAAAAGACCGGCCTTCTTGAGGAAGCCCTGAAAGAATTTCAGCAGGTGGCCGATCAGGACCCCCGGTTCATCAATATTCATAATAACCTTGGTATAATCTACGAGAAATTGGGCAAGTTCGATCAGGCTCTGGCTGAATACCGGATGGATATCAAGCTCCATCCTGCCAGCACCCTGTCCTACAATAACCTGGGAGGGATATATCTGAAGAACAACCGCTATCAGGAGGCCAGAGAGCAATTCGAAAAACTGCTCCAGCTCAAACCCGACCCGGCAACGCAGGTCGTGGCCCATACCAACCTTGCCATAGCCTGCGAAATGCTTGGGCAGTATAGCCTGGCTCAGCAGGAATACCAGCGCTCCCTCACTCTGGACCCCGGATACCTGGCCGCCCACATGGGCCTGGGTAATATCTATCTCAAAACCAACCAGCCGGAGCAGGCCATCCGGGAATGGCAAAAAGCTCTGGAAATCAATCCCCAAAATGCCGAAGCCCATTTTAATCTCGGCTGCACCTTTCTCAAACTCAACCGCCTGGATAAAGCCATCGAGCACCTTCAGGAAGCCATCCAACTGGAACCGAACTTCTGGCAGGCCCGCATGCTGCTGGATCAATGCAGGCAGAAGAGCTCGGGAACTGGAGACCCATCCTCCTGA
- a CDS encoding cytochrome c3 family protein, translated as MKKALLAILVVSLLVISVSALRAADAPKVKDSFEINTSADHYKGGKKTKTPVVLSHKKHADTVGCKECHHNMKDNNDSANANKCSTKDCHGAEEVQRDGKKVVTLKDAMHSNCYKTCHKTNKDAVAKNAPTKCEGCHPKK; from the coding sequence ATGAAGAAAGCTCTGTTAGCAATTCTTGTAGTTTCTTTATTGGTGATTAGCGTATCTGCTCTGAGGGCTGCCGATGCTCCGAAGGTCAAGGACTCCTTCGAAATCAATACTTCTGCGGATCATTACAAAGGTGGCAAGAAGACCAAAACTCCTGTTGTTCTTTCCCACAAGAAGCATGCAGATACTGTTGGCTGCAAAGAGTGCCATCACAACATGAAGGATAACAACGATTCGGCCAACGCAAACAAATGCAGCACCAAGGACTGTCACGGAGCAGAAGAAGTACAGCGCGATGGTAAAAAAGTAGTTACCTTAAAAGACGCTATGCACAGCAACTGCTACAAGACATGCCACAAGACCAATAAGGATGCTGTCGCCAAGAATGCTCCCACCAAGTGTGAGGGATGCCATCCTAAGAAATAG
- a CDS encoding S8 family peptidase: MDKLREMHYPARERQFISSRLSRPASGLILWVILALFFTSGHFTRVHAQWLAPAVVSGQWPVVSGQWPVVSGHSLFPTWGGLPWAGLLYPQTYAGASWAAPMWQSGGQSSGWGAWPMLMFEPFISSLINYELAFSPLLNLNALALNLFSNPWSISPRAALSRTAASNPPPVDRRTVGIEAKSILYKPPAILGAGVAYLPGIPAYRANQVVVQFAPGTPAAEVGRVCTRHGCREVYTSPYAGYTVLSIPSSITVLQAAQRLRAEASVLYAEPNFLRRPHFIPNDPYYNYQWHLPRLNCSYAWDYGAGAGVLVGLVDSGVAFETNATFTQAPDLAGTLFAPGYDFVNNDAFPDDDFGHGTHMAGCIAQTTNNLLGVSGVAFNATIMPVKVMDNVGGVVITTEVDGIYFAVNNGARVISMSLGGPGTSATEAAAVTYAYNAGVTVVCSAGNSGSSTPEYPASYPEPISVSSIRYDYTLPSYSNYGTFVDVCAPGGDLSVDQNADGFGDGILQQTHNGTDYTTFYYYFMEGTSPACALVSGVAALVIGKSTIPLAPADVVSIIEGSATDLGTAGWDQYFGFGLVNAYLAVLRTP; this comes from the coding sequence TTGGACAAATTGAGAGAAATGCACTACCCGGCCAGAGAGAGGCAATTTATCTCATCCCGTTTATCCCGGCCAGCTTCTGGCCTGATTCTGTGGGTAATCCTTGCACTATTTTTCACTTCGGGGCATTTCACCAGGGTGCATGCCCAGTGGCTTGCACCAGCAGTGGTCAGTGGTCAGTGGCCAGTGGTCAGTGGTCAGTGGCCAGTGGTCAGTGGCCACTCGTTGTTTCCCACCTGGGGGGGGCTCCCCTGGGCAGGTCTATTATATCCGCAGACATATGCGGGAGCCTCATGGGCTGCTCCCATGTGGCAGTCAGGGGGGCAATCATCCGGCTGGGGGGCATGGCCAATGCTTATGTTCGAGCCTTTCATAAGCTCCTTGATAAACTATGAACTGGCTTTTTCCCCCCTCCTCAATCTCAATGCTCTGGCACTCAATCTGTTTTCCAATCCATGGTCGATTTCGCCCCGCGCCGCTCTTTCCCGTACGGCGGCTTCCAATCCGCCGCCGGTAGACCGGCGGACAGTCGGCATTGAAGCAAAGAGCATTCTCTATAAGCCTCCGGCAATTCTCGGTGCTGGAGTAGCCTATCTGCCGGGCATTCCCGCTTACAGGGCAAATCAGGTAGTCGTGCAATTCGCCCCCGGGACTCCTGCTGCTGAGGTCGGCCGGGTTTGCACCAGGCATGGATGCCGCGAGGTTTATACCAGTCCCTATGCAGGCTATACAGTCTTGAGTATTCCCTCCTCCATCACGGTCTTGCAGGCTGCCCAGCGGCTGCGAGCCGAGGCCTCGGTTCTTTATGCCGAACCGAATTTCCTGCGCCGGCCACACTTCATCCCGAATGACCCGTATTACAATTACCAATGGCACCTGCCCCGCTTGAATTGCAGTTATGCATGGGATTACGGAGCAGGAGCGGGGGTTTTGGTGGGACTTGTGGATTCCGGAGTCGCCTTTGAAACAAACGCGACCTTCACCCAGGCACCGGATCTGGCAGGAACTCTCTTTGCCCCAGGCTATGATTTTGTCAATAACGATGCCTTCCCGGATGACGATTTCGGCCACGGCACGCATATGGCCGGATGCATTGCCCAGACAACGAATAACCTTCTGGGAGTCTCCGGAGTGGCGTTTAATGCGACCATCATGCCGGTCAAGGTCATGGACAACGTCGGAGGGGTGGTTATCACCACGGAAGTTGACGGGATTTATTTTGCAGTGAACAACGGGGCCAGAGTCATCAGCATGAGTCTTGGCGGCCCCGGTACTTCAGCCACGGAAGCAGCGGCTGTTACCTATGCCTACAACGCTGGAGTGACTGTCGTCTGCTCCGCCGGAAATTCCGGCTCCAGCACCCCCGAATACCCGGCCTCGTATCCGGAGCCGATCTCGGTAAGCTCCATCCGCTACGATTATACGCTCCCCTCTTACTCCAATTATGGCACCTTTGTCGATGTCTGCGCACCGGGAGGAGACCTGAGCGTGGACCAGAACGCCGATGGATTCGGAGACGGCATTCTGCAGCAGACTCATAACGGGACCGACTATACCACATTTTATTATTATTTCATGGAAGGAACATCCCCCGCCTGCGCTCTGGTTTCCGGTGTGGCTGCCCTGGTTATCGGCAAGAGCACCATTCCCCTTGCTCCGGCAGATGTGGTTTCAATCATTGAAGGGAGCGCCACCGACCTTGGCACTGCCGGATGGGACCAGTATTTCGGATTCGGGCTGGTCAACGCCTACCTGGCGGTCCTGAGGACACCCTGA
- the lepA gene encoding translation elongation factor 4 yields the protein MNLIRNFSIIAHIDHGKSTLADRLIQQSGVIDPRMFKDQMLDTMDLERERGITIKSQAIRLPYQARDGQKYTLNLIDTPGHVDFTYEVSRALASCEGVLLLVDASQGVEAQTLANLYLAMEHDLSIIPVINKIDLPSADIDRVLEQIDSELGLNPDEAIRCSAKEGIGIDEILEAIVHRLPPPKGDEHNPLSALIFDAQYDPFRGVVIFCRIFEGQVRAGDTIQLLSNRAEYKVEEVGYFCLKREKSQNLQAGEVGYIIAGVKTVSDARVGDTITLADRPTDKPLAGFRAAKPVVFSSLYPVSTDEYEDLAVALEKYKLNDAALSFEKDVSAALGMGFRCGFLGLLHLEIVQERLEREYDLSLIMTAPTVRYQVTLKKEGKITIDNPALYPDPTSIDKVEEPFIKATIIIPDRYLGAVMKLCLERRGINTGYHYTGPGRVEMVFELPLAEVVYDFYDKLKSLTQGYGSFDYEILDYRETDLVKVDILVNGEKVDALAQLVHRDHARARALHACERLRDEIPRQMFKIAIQGAIGGAIIARTTISPFRKDVLAKCYGGDITRKRKLLEKQKKGKKRMKMIGSVEIPQKAFLSVLKADSD from the coding sequence ATGAACTTAATTCGTAATTTCAGCATCATAGCTCATATCGATCATGGAAAGTCCACCTTGGCTGACCGGCTCATCCAGCAGAGCGGAGTGATCGATCCCCGGATGTTCAAGGATCAGATGCTGGACACCATGGACCTTGAGCGGGAGCGGGGGATTACCATTAAAAGCCAGGCCATACGCCTCCCCTACCAGGCCCGCGATGGCCAGAAGTATACGCTGAATCTGATCGATACGCCCGGGCATGTGGATTTCACCTACGAAGTATCACGGGCACTGGCATCCTGCGAGGGAGTGCTGCTCCTGGTCGATGCCTCCCAGGGAGTGGAGGCCCAGACCCTGGCCAATCTTTATCTGGCCATGGAGCACGATCTTTCCATTATCCCGGTCATTAACAAGATCGACCTGCCTTCAGCCGATATCGACCGGGTTCTGGAGCAGATCGATTCGGAACTGGGACTGAATCCTGATGAGGCCATTCGCTGTTCAGCCAAGGAAGGAATCGGCATTGATGAGATCCTGGAGGCGATTGTTCACCGGCTGCCCCCGCCAAAGGGGGATGAGCACAATCCCCTCTCAGCCCTGATTTTCGATGCCCAGTATGACCCTTTCCGGGGAGTGGTCATCTTCTGCCGCATCTTCGAGGGGCAGGTCCGGGCAGGCGATACCATCCAGTTGCTGTCCAACAGGGCTGAGTACAAGGTGGAAGAGGTCGGTTATTTTTGCCTCAAGCGGGAAAAATCCCAAAATCTCCAGGCTGGTGAGGTGGGCTATATCATTGCCGGTGTCAAGACTGTCAGCGATGCCCGGGTCGGGGATACGATCACGCTGGCCGACCGTCCGACCGACAAGCCCCTGGCAGGATTCCGGGCAGCCAAGCCGGTGGTTTTTTCCTCTCTCTATCCGGTCTCGACCGATGAATATGAAGACCTGGCAGTGGCCCTGGAGAAATATAAATTGAACGACGCGGCTCTCTCCTTTGAGAAAGATGTTTCAGCGGCTCTGGGCATGGGATTTCGCTGCGGCTTTCTGGGCCTTTTGCACCTTGAGATTGTCCAGGAGCGACTGGAAAGGGAATATGACCTGTCCCTGATCATGACCGCCCCTACGGTCCGCTACCAGGTTACTCTGAAAAAGGAAGGGAAAATCACGATCGACAATCCGGCCCTGTATCCAGACCCCACCTCGATCGACAAGGTGGAAGAGCCTTTTATCAAAGCCACAATCATCATTCCCGACCGCTACCTGGGCGCGGTCATGAAGCTGTGTCTTGAGCGGCGCGGTATCAATACGGGGTATCATTATACGGGACCGGGCCGGGTTGAAATGGTTTTCGAATTGCCGCTGGCAGAAGTTGTCTACGATTTCTACGATAAGCTCAAAAGCCTGACTCAGGGGTATGGCTCCTTTGACTACGAAATTCTGGACTATCGCGAGACGGATCTGGTCAAAGTCGATATTCTGGTCAATGGAGAGAAGGTGGATGCGCTTGCCCAGCTCGTCCACCGGGATCATGCCCGCGCCCGCGCCCTCCATGCCTGCGAGCGGCTCAGGGATGAGATACCGCGACAGATGTTTAAAATCGCCATTCAGGGAGCTATCGGCGGAGCCATCATCGCCCGGACCACCATCTCGCCTTTTCGCAAGGATGTTCTGGCCAAATGCTACGGCGGGGATATTACCCGGAAGCGAAAGCTGCTGGAAAAGCAGAAAAAGGGTAAAAAGCGCATGAAGATGATCGGCTCGGTAGAGATCCCTCAAAAAGCCTTTTTATCGGTGCTCAAGGCGGATTCCGATTGA
- a CDS encoding AAA family ATPase encodes METLRFPVLMDLGPNLGAINRAALIAADYVVIPLSPDLFSLQGLRNLGPTLRRWREQWIERIEKNPASDLNLPPGSIKPAGYIVLQHSERLDRPVKAYQRWMGRIPKVYRQDVLGELDGSGLSVVNDPHCLMLLKHYRSLMPMAQEARKPMFHLKPAEWGYWCTF; translated from the coding sequence TTGGAGACCTTGCGCTTTCCGGTTTTGATGGATCTTGGCCCTAATCTGGGAGCGATAAATCGGGCTGCCCTTATTGCTGCTGATTACGTGGTTATTCCTCTTTCACCGGATCTATTCTCGCTGCAGGGCTTGCGCAACCTTGGTCCGACCTTACGGCGCTGGCGCGAGCAATGGATAGAGCGGATTGAGAAAAATCCTGCGTCTGACCTGAATCTTCCCCCAGGGAGTATCAAACCTGCCGGGTACATCGTTTTACAGCACTCAGAGCGTCTCGATCGTCCGGTGAAGGCGTATCAGCGGTGGATGGGCCGCATCCCAAAAGTATATCGGCAGGATGTTTTAGGTGAGCTTGACGGAAGCGGGCTTTCTGTGGTTAATGATCCTCATTGTCTCATGCTCCTCAAGCACTATCGAAGCCTTATGCCGATGGCCCAGGAGGCCAGAAAGCCTATGTTCCACTTGAAACCCGCTGAATGGGGCTATTGGTGCACATTTTGA
- a CDS encoding pitrilysin family protein, giving the protein MVKRSDKEWLSNENQQCIRIRLRAWLIMGLTGIWLACLMACTPSLSPTGALTSTLPPPRSLKYPPLQFQLPKAERRQLKNGLIVYLLPDHEIPIVNVTALIRTGSVYEPSDKVGVAQLTAEVMRTGGTSSLSAEELDEELEFHSIHLGTMIDRESGTASLSVLTKDLDKGLGLFFDVIRHPAFSQEKVNLAKDKKIESIRRKNDSPQDIAFREFRKILYRGDPRSNEATIEGIQKLTRQDLVNFHERYFHPDNTIMGICGDFQPEEIMEKLEKLTAGWAALSAPVPPPPVPSGKTPKSINYISRKLPQSIIITGGFSVPQNHPDHFAFLILDHLLGGNGFNSYLSEEIRSRRGLAYSVGSFYNGYINYGASGTYCFTNSSSTILAITLTYQILEKVKSGQISPDKLQWAKDSILNQFVFSFTSSDGIVSQLIALEYHGLPRDYLDRFQDNIRKVSLEDVQRVARDYLQPDNNILLVLGDDESFEQPLSQFGFVNMVDVEHY; this is encoded by the coding sequence GTGGTCAAGAGAAGCGATAAGGAGTGGCTGTCAAACGAAAATCAGCAATGCATCCGGATACGGCTCCGAGCCTGGTTGATAATGGGCCTGACTGGAATCTGGCTGGCTTGCCTCATGGCCTGCACTCCATCTCTCTCCCCCACCGGGGCATTGACTTCGACTCTTCCTCCTCCCCGGAGTCTCAAATATCCCCCCTTGCAGTTTCAGCTCCCGAAGGCGGAGCGCAGGCAACTGAAAAATGGACTGATTGTCTATTTGCTGCCTGACCACGAGATCCCTATTGTCAACGTTACCGCCCTGATCCGAACCGGCAGTGTCTATGAGCCTTCGGATAAGGTCGGCGTGGCGCAATTGACCGCTGAGGTCATGCGGACCGGAGGGACCTCCTCTCTGTCTGCAGAAGAGCTGGATGAGGAACTGGAGTTTCATTCCATTCACCTCGGTACGATGATCGACCGGGAGTCAGGCACCGCTTCCCTGTCCGTATTAACCAAGGACCTGGACAAGGGGCTGGGGCTCTTTTTCGATGTCATTCGCCATCCGGCCTTCAGTCAGGAAAAGGTGAATCTGGCCAAGGATAAAAAAATTGAAAGCATCCGCCGCAAGAATGATTCCCCTCAGGACATTGCCTTCCGGGAATTTCGCAAAATACTCTACCGTGGTGATCCCCGGAGCAATGAAGCCACGATCGAAGGGATTCAAAAGCTGACCCGTCAGGACCTTGTCAATTTCCACGAGCGCTATTTTCACCCCGATAACACCATTATGGGCATCTGCGGTGACTTCCAGCCGGAGGAGATCATGGAAAAACTGGAAAAGTTGACTGCCGGCTGGGCAGCTCTGTCGGCACCGGTCCCACCTCCACCCGTTCCATCGGGAAAGACGCCAAAATCGATAAATTATATTTCCCGCAAATTACCTCAATCTATCATTATCACCGGCGGCTTCTCCGTGCCCCAGAATCACCCGGACCATTTTGCCTTTCTGATCCTGGACCATCTCCTGGGAGGGAATGGATTTAATTCTTATCTCTCTGAGGAAATACGCTCCAGGCGGGGGCTGGCCTACAGTGTGGGAAGTTTTTACAACGGCTATATTAACTACGGAGCATCCGGTACCTATTGCTTTACCAATTCCTCCAGCACAATTTTAGCCATTACCCTGACTTACCAGATCCTGGAAAAGGTCAAAAGCGGCCAGATTTCTCCCGATAAGCTGCAATGGGCCAAGGACTCGATTCTCAATCAGTTTGTTTTTTCCTTCACCTCTTCCGATGGAATAGTAAGCCAGTTAATCGCCCTGGAATATCACGGACTGCCCAGAGATTATCTGGACCGGTTCCAGGATAATATCCGCAAGGTCAGCCTGGAGGATGTGCAGCGGGTGGCCAGAGATTACCTTCAGCCGGATAATAATATTCTGCTGGTCCTGGGAGATGATGAAAGCTTCGAGCAGCCGCTCAGCCAGTTCGGGTTTGTGAACATGGTTGACGTCGAACACTATTAA
- a CDS encoding pitrilysin family protein gives MNVSRKRRIPALTIVMIVFLWTCPGQATHLADLVVEQTLRNGLKVLVLERHQSPTVSLYLRFRVGMIDEGGKGLAHLLEHMLFKGTTSVGTKNFPKEKKLLFKIDQAGRKLDAERKKGEAASPQVIKELEKELKALQEQASQYVVTDEMTLLYTENGATGLNASTGGDLTTYHVSLPSNRIELWARLESDRFRNPVFREFYSERDVVLQERRQTNESEPLSKFWEQFLAAAYIFHPYRNPVIGWESHLQFLSKSEMEEFFRTYYVPNNAVIAAVGDVRAKEFISLVERYFGSLPRREYLPALTAKEPPQIGERRIAVHLDAQPQVMIGYHKPTLPSREDYVFDLVDAVLSGGRTSRLYQRLVEKDQIAVQINTANGIPGARCANLFMIMATPRHPHTVQEVEQAISEEIDRLKKEPVSDRELQKVKNQLAGDFIRSLNSNAGLAGELSYFEIVAGDWKYIDTHLEVLEKITTREIQEAIQKYLIEDNRTVAVLVPKSGKGGQGGQEKR, from the coding sequence ATGAATGTCAGCCGGAAAAGAAGAATACCTGCTCTCACCATCGTGATGATCGTTTTCCTCTGGACCTGTCCGGGCCAGGCTACTCATCTTGCAGATCTTGTTGTCGAGCAAACCTTGCGTAACGGACTTAAAGTTCTGGTTCTGGAGAGGCACCAGTCTCCTACGGTTTCTCTCTATCTTCGGTTTCGGGTGGGCATGATCGATGAGGGAGGCAAGGGGCTGGCCCATCTGCTGGAACATATGCTGTTCAAAGGAACCACCAGTGTCGGGACCAAAAATTTCCCCAAGGAAAAAAAACTCCTGTTTAAAATTGACCAGGCTGGCCGGAAACTGGATGCTGAAAGGAAAAAGGGCGAGGCTGCCAGCCCGCAGGTGATTAAAGAGCTGGAAAAGGAATTAAAGGCCCTGCAGGAGCAGGCCAGTCAGTATGTTGTGACCGATGAGATGACCCTCCTGTATACCGAGAATGGGGCCACAGGGCTGAATGCCAGTACCGGCGGTGACCTGACAACCTATCATGTCAGCCTCCCCTCCAACCGGATCGAGCTGTGGGCAAGACTGGAATCGGACCGATTTCGAAATCCGGTTTTCCGCGAATTTTATTCCGAACGGGATGTGGTTCTGCAAGAGCGGCGGCAGACAAATGAAAGTGAACCCCTGAGCAAATTCTGGGAGCAATTTCTTGCTGCTGCCTATATATTTCATCCCTATCGAAATCCGGTCATCGGATGGGAATCGCATCTGCAGTTCCTCTCCAAATCGGAGATGGAAGAGTTTTTCCGGACCTACTACGTTCCCAATAACGCCGTGATTGCCGCTGTCGGAGATGTCCGGGCGAAGGAATTCATCAGTCTGGTGGAGCGGTATTTCGGCTCTCTCCCCCGCCGGGAATATCTGCCCGCCTTGACCGCCAAGGAGCCGCCCCAGATCGGGGAGCGCAGGATCGCTGTCCACCTCGATGCTCAGCCCCAGGTCATGATCGGCTATCATAAACCGACCCTGCCCAGTCGTGAGGATTATGTCTTCGACCTTGTTGACGCTGTCCTTTCCGGCGGCCGCACCTCCCGCCTCTATCAGCGCCTGGTGGAAAAAGACCAGATTGCCGTCCAGATAAACACAGCCAATGGAATACCCGGGGCCCGGTGTGCAAATCTATTCATGATCATGGCTACTCCCCGCCATCCTCACACTGTCCAGGAGGTTGAGCAGGCCATTTCCGAAGAGATTGACCGGCTGAAGAAGGAGCCGGTTTCGGATCGGGAACTTCAGAAGGTTAAAAACCAACTGGCGGGAGATTTTATCCGCTCTCTGAACTCCAACGCCGGTCTGGCCGGTGAGCTTTCCTATTTCGAGATCGTGGCCGGAGACTGGAAATATATCGATACACATCTTGAAGTCCTGGAAAAAATTACCACCCGGGAAATTCAGGAAGCTATACAAAAGTACCTCATTGAGGATAACAGAACAGTTGCCGTTTTAGTACCGAAATCAGGAAAGGGCGGGCAAGGTGGTCAAGAGAAGCGATAA
- a CDS encoding alpha/beta hydrolase, whose amino-acid sequence MPPASQSMSSAFQNRYLRIVRVFLCLPFILFVTFSLVFATTGPPQPSSGLGGADYPHGKVISNVYGSGALRYHLFEPDSPRPETAPLIVFLHGWDALRPSSYGAWIEHIVRKGNIVIFPAYQSYFSKPKDFTSNTIRSVQNSLEILKAKNHVRPDLGKFAVVGHSTGGIIAVNLAALAVQSGLPVPGAIMSIEPGWTSTVPLEDLSAISADTLVLLMVGDQDFVSGDRAAKEIFYRIPQIPLEKKDYIIMVSDYRGSPPLKADHFTPACSAADTGLRSAAGPNALDYYCLWKLFDALTDAAFYQKNWEYALGNTPQQRFMGVWSDGLPVKELIVTDNP is encoded by the coding sequence ATGCCTCCAGCAAGCCAGAGCATGAGCTCTGCTTTCCAGAACAGGTACTTGCGAATCGTCCGGGTATTTCTTTGTCTTCCTTTCATACTCTTTGTCACCTTCTCCCTTGTCTTTGCCACTACCGGACCTCCTCAGCCATCATCGGGACTTGGCGGTGCAGACTACCCTCACGGCAAGGTCATCAGCAATGTCTATGGTTCCGGTGCCCTGCGGTATCATCTCTTTGAGCCGGATTCACCACGGCCTGAGACGGCACCTTTAATCGTCTTCCTGCATGGATGGGATGCACTGAGGCCCAGCTCATATGGCGCCTGGATCGAGCATATCGTCAGAAAGGGCAATATCGTCATCTTTCCAGCCTACCAGTCCTATTTTTCCAAACCCAAAGATTTCACCTCGAATACCATTCGCTCGGTGCAGAATTCACTGGAAATATTGAAGGCCAAAAATCATGTCAGGCCGGACCTTGGCAAATTTGCTGTCGTGGGTCATTCAACCGGCGGGATAATAGCTGTCAATCTGGCTGCCCTGGCTGTACAGTCCGGTCTTCCCGTTCCAGGAGCGATCATGTCTATTGAGCCGGGATGGACAAGCACAGTTCCCCTCGAAGACCTTTCGGCTATTTCGGCGGATACTCTTGTGCTCCTGATGGTAGGTGATCAGGATTTTGTTTCCGGTGACCGGGCTGCCAAAGAGATATTTTACCGGATACCGCAGATCCCCCTGGAGAAAAAAGATTATATCATCATGGTTTCGGATTACCGTGGATCTCCCCCCCTGAAGGCAGATCATTTTACTCCTGCCTGCTCGGCTGCCGATACCGGGCTACGGTCTGCCGCCGGCCCGAATGCTCTTGATTACTATTGCCTGTGGAAATTGTTCGATGCTCTCACTGACGCCGCCTTTTACCAGAAGAACTGGGAATATGCCCTCGGCAATACTCCGCAGCAGCGCTTCATGGGAGTATGGAGTGATGGACTGCCGGTAAAGGAATTGATCGTCACGGACAACCCCTGA